AGTCGCATCAAAAACCCAGTAGTCGCCCCGCGTTTCGTATCTCCAAACTCTTTTTGCATTGGTATAAATCAAAAACTTGTCTCCGGCTTTACTAACCGTGTAACTCTTGATTGTCAGTGCACTACCTCCCGAGGGAGTGAGCTGAGCACGTGATACGAGGATCTTCGGAGTATTGGACGGCAATGCAACTTCCACGATTTCATCATCGCTTACATCACGGTAGCCGCTTCCATCCGGAAGCCATTGAAAAGTATCGGGAATTTGTGCAAAGACTGGTAACGAGATAATGGTCAAAACCAAAATCCGGATGGCGTTCTTCATATTTACTTTAAAATTGGTACGACAACTATTGTAATGCAATGTTAACATTTTCTTTATTCTTTTCCTTCCGCACCATTGTCACTATGCTTTTTCCCGCGTCGCTGTTTTTTCAATGCTTCGCTGAGCAGGTATTCAATCTGTCCGTTCAAACTACGAAAATCCTGCTGCGCCCAAACTTCGAGTTCTTTGAGCATTTCAGGATTTATCCGTAGTACAAAAGCCTTTTTTTCTGACATATCAGGGATACAAAGTACCGGCGTTCAAAATTGGAGTGGCTGCTTTTTCACCACATAATACTACCAACAAATTGCTTACCATGGCAGCTTTGCGCTCCTCATCCAGTTCCACAATTTGTTTTTCCGAAAGCATTGCAAGTGCCATATCCACCATACCGACAGCCCCGTTCACGATCTGCCGGCGCGCTGCTACCACCGCAGAAGCCTGTTGCCTTTGCAGCATTGCCCCTGCGATTTCAGGTGCGTAGGCCAGGTGGCTGATCCGTGCTTCGAGTACTTCCACTCCGGCGCGACTAAGCCGTTCTGTCAGCTCGCCTTCCAGCATTTCATTGATTTTACCGCTTCCGTCCCGCAGCGTAACTTCATGAACTGCAATATCATCGTCCTCCATACTGTCATAAGCATAAATCCCCGCAAGGTGGCGTACAGCCGCTTCCGACTGGATTTCTACATATTTCACGTAATCGTCCACCTCAAAGCAGGCTTTCACAGTGTCGCTGATCCGCCAAACTACAACTGCCGCAATTTCAATGGGGTTTCCGAGCTTGTCGTTTACTTTCAATTTCTGACCGTTCAGGTTTCTGGCGCGCAAACTGATCTTTTTCTTTTTAAATAATGGATTGATCCAGCGGAGCCCATTTTCTTTGACAGTTCCCTGGTAGTCGCCAAAAAATGTTGCGACTACGGCCTCATTTGGGTTAACGACCGTAAAACCCAGCAAGAAAAAGAATCCGGGGATGAAGAAGATCATGCCCAAAGCTGGATTGTCAAGCGAGCTCGCCAGGCCTACGCCTATAAACATCAGCAATATACCCAGGCCGAGCATTCCCGCGCCTGAATTGGAGGTTAGTGGTTTTTCATTCATAAGGATTGAGGTTGATATTAAAATGATATCACAATATCATCAAATCACGCCAATTTTCCACTACGTTTTGGTATAAAAAAATCCCAAAGCCGCTGAAAGGCATTGGGATAGGATAAATGGTTTTGTATGTTACTGGACCTGGAAGTTAATCGGAACATTATAGCGCACGCGCACCGGCTTGCCCCGCAAAATGCCGGGCTCCCAACTTCCATTCATTTTTTTAACGACACGAAGTGCTTCCTCATCCAGCCCGAATCCGGCGCTTTTTTCAACCTTATATTCGCAAAGACTGCCGTCCTCGCATACTACAAAAGAAAGTTGTACCCGTCCTGCAACGCCGCGACGGGCCGCGTCGGTCGGGTATACGATATTGCGGCCAAGAAACCTGTAAAATTCATTGATTCCGCCTTTGAACTGCGGACTGATCTGGGCCTTGGTATATTCAATTTGCTGTCCGTCCTGATAGGATATTCCCTTTTGCAATACCCCAAGCTCGTATGTTTCCTCATAAAATAAAGTGCTGTCTGCAAGCTTCCCCGTCCATTTATCATTTTTTGCGCCGGATATAACGCGGCCCTGTTCCGTCAGTAACCTTCCGTCGTAGGTCTTTTCAGTTGTTTTCCAATACCCGTCGCCGTCCTTGACAGTCTGTGTACCATCTTTTTCCCACGCATTTATGTATGCAACCTGCTCATTGTCGGTCTGTTTCGCAAGCAGCGTTTCTTTCACCGTTTTAATCTGGCCATTATCATACCATTTAATTTCCGTTTTCAGGCTGTCGGAAAAGAGCGTCATTTCGCGGACCATTCCTTTGAGGTCGTATTTTTTGTGCAGAGAGGCTTTGTTGTCCGCATTGTATTCAATATAGTCGAGCAGGCTGCCATTTGGCTGGAAAACTGCTTCCGCAGCGTGGCTGGCCATATTTTTGTCGCGGGCAGATATGGAATACGCTTGGATGGAATCAATCCCCTCACCCAGATAATCCGATTTAAACCACACATTATTTTTCGCAAATGCTGCTGTACCGATCGGTTTCCATTTGTTTCCCTGCTTTTGCTCGTATCTGACATCATTTGCGACATATCCCTTTTCGTCGAGAGGCAGCGTGCTTCGGTATTCTGCTTTTTTCAGATCAGTTGTCGGCGCGTATTTACTATCAAAATGTTCGGTAATGGAGTTGCTGGTACTATCGTAACTGCTTCTGGCGGCTGCTTTGAATGCGATAGGATAGGAAACAGACTGGCGAACAGCCTCGCCTTTTACCAACGCAGGTTTCCATGCACGAAACAACTTCACTACCCGAAGTGCCTCCTGGTTGCAAAGCGGATCAGTTCCACGAATTATCTCAACATTCGTCATCGTGCCGTCGGGCTCGACTATACCTTTTACGAAAACGCGGCTATTCAAACCTTTCACCGAGCTTTTGAACGGGATTTGCAGATTGGCATTGATAAACTGGTTGAAGTAGGATGATCCGCCGGCAGGTTCGGCGCTTTTTTCTACTTCGTGGGGCAGGTAAATCTTTTGTCCTATCGACTGAAAAGAGCAAAATAACAGAAGCGTAAAAAGTGATTTCATAGCTGGATATGCAGTTCTGGAAATATAAATATCTGACCTTTTTTCTTAAATAACCCAGGAGGACGTTAAGAAAAAGTTTGGAGTAAATCGTAGAAATAATTTCTTATCAAATCTTAACTTACTGATAACCTGATAGTAACATCCAGGTAATATAAAATGAGAAAATTTGTATCATGGGAGATACAACTCACTTTCGGACAATCATCATTTCTGACCTGCATTTAGGCGCGGGCGGTTCCAAGGCGGAAGAGGTAACCAGCTTTTTGAAAAGCTATACTTGTAAAAAGCTGATACTGAATGGCGACATTATTGACGCCTGGCAGCTTAAAAAGTACGGCGTCTGGAAAAAAAAGCACACAATGTTTTTCAAACGGGTGCTCAAAATGATTGAAGAACACAAAACGAAAGTCATTTACATTCGTGGCAATCACGATGATTTTCTTGATCAGATTATCCCACTGAGGCTTGGAAAGCACTTTCAGATCCGCAAAGATTATATTCTCAACTCAGGTACCCAGCGATTTTATGTCACGCACGGAGACGTTTTTGACTCTATCACAACCCATTTGAAATGGCTGGCGTACCTGGGAGATATGGGTTATACATTTTTGCTCTGGGTCAATAAGTTTTATAACAAGTACCGCGAATGGCGTGGACTGTCATATTATTCCTTGTCTCAAAAAGTGAAGCAATCCGTGAAGCTGGCGGTGAATTATATGACGGATTTTGAAGAAAAGCTCACAGAGCTGGCACGTTCCAGGAGTTGTGACGGTGTAATTTGTGGACACATTCACCACCCGGCGATCCGTGAAATAGACGGTATCATGTACATGAATTCCGGCGATTGGGTAGAGACGCTGAGCGCGCTGGTCGAAGATTTCGATGGTAACTGGAGTCTGCTGTACTATGATCAGCAGGCAATTGTTCAAAAACCTCTCAAAGCGGCGAAGGTTGCAGAGCAATTTCCGGTAGTTGAAAAACAGGTCGCCTTTACCGGATTTTTGACGGGAAGAAACCAACGGTATCTATAATATGAAAATCCTTTTCATGGTTCAGGGGGAAGGAAGAGGGCATTTGACCCAGGCGATCTCTTTGAGCCAGATTCTACGCCAGGCAGGGCACGAGATAGTCGGTGCAATGGTTGGAACTTCGCCCGGGCGGCAGATCCCGGCATTTTTTAATGAAGGCATCCGCACGAATGTGTTACATTTCGATGCCCCGAATATCATTTATAATGCGCAAGGCGGTGGCATGAACCTGCAAAGAACGATCTATACACACCTTTCCAATTTACCCAAATACCTCATGAGCCTCCGCAAGATCCATGAAGCGGTTAAACAAATAAAACCCGACCTGATCATCAGTTTTTATGATACCTACGGTGGTTTGTATAATCTGGTCTGCCGATCTCAGATACCGATGGTTTGCATTGCTCACCAGTACCTTTTGCTTCACCCAAAATTTGTTTTCCCTGAAAACAGCAAATTCAATCAATTCCTGATTAACCTTAATTCGAAATCGACGTCGTGGCTAGCCAAAAAACGACTGGCTTTATCGTTTAGGGAAATACCTTCACGGCAAGATCTAAATATTATTGTCGTTCCGCCGCTTTTGCGCCGTGAAGTGGCTTCACTCATTCCGACGAGTGGCGACTACCTGCTGGTATATATGACCCACCATAGTCTGAGCAAACAGATTATTGAATGGCATTGCAAGCATTCTGATGTGAAGCTTCATTGTTTCTGGGATAACCCGGATGCTTCTGATGAGTTTGCTTATGATGAAACACTGACTTTCCACCGGATCAATAGCGAGAAATATCTGAGTATGCTGGCCGGATGTCGTGGCTTGGTAACAACAGCAGGATTCGAATCGGTCTGTGAGGCAATGTACCTGGGTAAGCCCGTGATGATGGTGCCGGTACCCAACCACTTTGAGCAGGAGTGTAATGCTATCGACGGCGTGATTTCCGGCGCGGGTGTCACTTCGAAATCCTTTGATCTTTCGGTGCTTCTGGAATATTTGCCGAAACACATCGATCAATCTGCGAGGTTCCGCTCGTGGTATCGCCGGGGTAGTGCACTGTTTTTGGAGGAGATTGAGTCTTTTGCCGGCAAGCAGGTTCGTAAGGAAGGGATAAAAGCTTAATAGTTGCTATCGGACTTTCTTGAATACCAGCCGCGCTTTGCCGTTTTCGGGTGTTAGGGTGAGCCTCATTGGGCTGAGCTCATAATGATAAAATTCTGCTGACGTGAGCCAGGCCCTGCCACTCCACGAGGGCTCCCCGACCTTTGACCCTCCAAAACCCAAAATCCGGATATTACACCCGGGCGCAAGTTCATAAGAACCAGCAACACTATTGCTCAGCGTATGCCCCTCAATAGAACCCTTACTTGTATCATCAGAAAATGTGTAAATCACTCCTCTTGTGTTCTCCTGAGGATTCGATTCTGTCGCGCCGGTGGCTATATCCTGATAGTAGTCCAGCTTCCATTTGCCGGAAAGCGTATTGTCAGAAGTGCAAGGCAGTGGTCCGCAGCACAGATCCGAATCGGTACATTGCGAGGCTGTGGATACTAGCAGTAATAAAACCAAGAGAATTAGGGCAAGATTTTTCATTTTATCTAATGTTAAAAACTAAGTCCAATTCTTAGGCCAAGCCGATTGTAAGACCGACTTTCACTTCGCTCGGTTTGGTCCCAGAGCAGCGGTTTATCAACGTTTGCTTCCTGTCTTTTGTAAGAGATAGTAAATGTAAATGCGCCTTTTCCTTCCTTTCCACATCTGATTCCCACACCCGGATTGACCATTATCCCGCCGGTAGTTTTGAAACCATCGGGGTCGTCATGAAACCATGCGAATCCATAACCGGCGTCTATTGTGCCGAATATATTCACATTTCTCTTTTTTGTGAGGTCATGACGGAAACCGGCGGCGACTGGATTTATAAAGGCATTCTTGTACCAGTCGACACCAACTGTTATCCCTGCAGCTGTCTTTCGTGTGATCTGTACCCCGTTGAAAGTCTGCGCAGTGAGGCTTAGTTTGTTGTCGACAAGTTCCTGAGAAACATCATAAGGCATTGTATATTTCACCCTGCCGAACAATCCGCCCACTTCAGTATGGTTGATATATTTTTTTGCAAAAGGCGTTTGTGCCGCCAGTGGCCTTGCGACCAGCAGCATGATCCAAACTACAAGTCTTATCATGGTCAGATCGCTTTGTTTACCAGAATTTTACTAAGCAAACGAAGGTCGGACGGATTGGACGAATCATATTGATAAAACCCGTCTTTACCGATTAAAAACAGGGTTTTACCTAAGGAAATTACATCAAAAGCGTCCATATTTTTAAAATGGGCAATCTGGTTTTTATCAATTCCGAATTTGTCCTTCGCATTAAATAATTTAAGTCCATGTTCACCTTCACAGAGATAGAGTGTTGGAAAATCAATGCTCAATCCGTGCGGATTTTCCATTTGGTAGCTTTTAATGAGCTGAGGGGAAGAAGGGTTACTGACATCGACGAGATCAAGCTGATTTTGCGTTCCGGGACAGGCGCTTCCCGAACGGATCGTCACATAGGCAATGTCTCCGTGCACAACGACCGGATCGCAGGCTCTTCCATGCTGAAACGTGGAAAGCCGCTCGGGGGCTGCCGGGTTACTGTTATCATAAATGAACATACCAGTTGATGAGCCGATAAAAAGTTTGTTGTTGTAAGGGAATATCGTCTCAATTCCCCAGCCAATATTAACAGTAGCGAAATCTACCGGCTTTTTGGGGTTTGCAATATTAAAGAGGTGCAGCTGGTTTTGGCCGACCGCATATAAAAATTGCTGATGAAGTGCAAAGCGCGACATTGAGCCAGCCTGTCCGTTCGAATTTCCGGCTGATTGTGGTGCAGCGTTACTGGTATTAGAACTGAAAAAAGCCCTGTCAGCAACTGCCCAAATCCCTCCCCACCAGGAAATAGGCGTCACATTGTTCTCACAATCTACTGTAATGGTTTCGGTAACATACTCAACATTTTGATCGTTGATCGCTCCTATCGATTCATTTAAAGTCCAGGAACCGCCTTCGAAAAGCCCGTTTTTAAAAACATTTTTGACCCTTTCTATTTCTGTGGCATTCTCGGGATTTGTAATGTCCAGTGCTACCAGATCCGAAAAACTGTCGGCATAGAGGATATTGTCGCGGACTGCAATATCTCCATTTCCGGGGATCGAGATAAAAGAGACGAACCGCGGATTGGATTTATCTGCATTGTCGATGATATGTATGCCTTTTTTGATTTCATTGACAAAAAGATATTTGCCAAACACATACATCTTCCCCGGATTTTCAAGTGATTTGGGAGAAGCTGCTTTTACCTGTGTGCGCAGTTCCATCAACGAATGCGTCAGGTTGCTGAAACGGCGAACTACCCTGGTTTCTTTACATTGATCGTTGCATGACCAAAAGGCAGTTGCAATGAGCAGGAAGAAGAAATGTAGAAGTTTAGGTTTCATAAGGGTTAAGTTATAGGTTGGAATTGAGTCTACATATGACAGCCGGTTTTTGTAATTGGTTGGAACACAAAACAAAATCGTCCGACAGCAAAGCCCTCGGACGATAACGCACCCCGAAAATGTCAGCATAGCCGACATTTTTTATCTTTAATATTTTAGCCGGCCTTGAAGCGCCGGATGATGAATGCTATTTGCTGTCTGGATTTTTGATCCTCCCCATAAACAAAATAGTGTTGGATGTATTTTCACTGATGATCAGTCCAAACGGTTGGTCGCAGATGAATCTGGGCTCCTGAGGAGTTGTAGATGTCGGTACCATCCCGATCGATGTTACAGCCGCGGCTTCCGTCCCTTTTTCATCGATGGCCAGGTAAGCGTTTTGTTTAACAAAATCCACCTTCATAGGTGTGGACTGGCTTATTTTGCCAAATTGTGCTCCGTTTGAAAAAACCCTATTAATACCCATCTGCTGTAAAGTACTATTCAGGTTCGCCGAATAATCAAGGGTGAATTTTGGCAGGCCTACTTTGATATTGGTTTCAGAATTACCTGCAATGATTGATTTCCATTTAGCAGCGTCAATTTCGGATAATATTTGGTCGATCGTATTGGTGCCTGCCGGGAGCAGGAGTGTCATGCTGAACTGCCCGTTTCCATAAGGAAGTCGTACAGCACTGAACGAAGCATCGCCGTAGATTTTAAATGCTGACTTAATGTGCATCATCTTCACGGTCTTGCTGGAGCCATTCTCCAATTTAAATGGCATATCAACTGTTTCTTTCGGATCAAATCGCGCTTTCCAGTCTCCCTTGAAATAGAGTGCGTTCAGCAGGAACATGATATGATCAGGTTGTATCTCCTGAATCACACTTTTGATTTTTCCGTTTGTCTTATCGCTTGCCCATTGATTGATCCTGTCTTTGCTCGCATCGTCAAAAGGTAATCCGGTAATTTCAGCCTGAAAAGATTCTTTCAAAATATTCTGGAAGCTGGTTTCGACGTTCAGGCCGTTTTTGTACCAGATCGAATTGGCAAGCCCGAGCGTAACTCTGGAATCGGCAACGGGCAGATCGCGGATCAACGTGTTATACGCTTTATTTAGGTCTGAAAGGGAAACGCCCTGCATCTCCAATGCCTTCTGAACCTCCGCGGCCGACTCATTTTCGGCACCATTCAGCAGCATTCCCAGCGCCATGTGCAGGCTCAGCGGTGAAACGAAAAAGTTATCTGCGGCTGGCTGGCTTTCCTGAAGGCTGTGTAAAAAGTTAAAGGCAAACCTGCTGGATCCGTCTGCTATCTCTGATGGGATTTCGACAGGGTTAACCTCATTGGTAGGCGGCACGCCGTTGTCATTTGTACAGCCCATTGTAAACAGAGCAATTGCAAGCGGGGCGATAAATGCCTGGATCAAAGTTTTCATGGCTAATAAATGCTTGGGTATTGTAGGATTGGCTGGCAGAATTACAGCCTCCTTTTCAATGCATCAACACTTTTTAGATTCCAAAAGCCCTACTAAGGTTGGAATGGCTTTTAAATTTTAAAAGGAATATCTTACTCCCCAGGCCACTCCATACAAATATGGATGCGCATCAAGAGTTTGATTCGACCTGAATCCGGAAGAAATTGCCTTTTGATACGAGCCTGTAAGGTTAGCTTTCCATCTGCTTGACAGTCTGTAATTAAACCTCAAACCGGTCGTCGCGGCCCAATTCATGCTGCGGTAAACCTCATCGCTTGCCTTGGTAGTGATAATATCACCCGAAGCAGATTCCAGGTCGTTGCTGAGAAAGAAGTTGGCCATCATACCTCCTAAAATCGAATAACTCAATTTTTTGTCCGGATTTAATGTAAATCCAGCCTGAACTGGCATTTGCAGGTATTGATAATTGTTACTTACTTTTTTAGCAACGTCAATATAAACTGCTCCGTTGTTGAAATTTTTATCAGTTGGAAAAGAAGGTTTTGGAGATGCATCAGCGAAGGCATTTTCAAGTACGTTTGCTGATTGACTGTACGCATTCAAAAGATATCCGCCGCCCTCGTAAGACGAGTTCCCCTGCAAGTAGCTTAGCCCCAGCTCAACCGACCAGTGTTTAGACAGGCGAACTCCACCCTGCGTTTGCAAAGCGTAGGAAACACCAGCTTCGCTGGTACCCGTAACGGCTTTCCTGCTGGATAATGCCTGGTAGGCAAAGTCCTGAGGTGGCCGTTTGATTTGTACGTCAGGATTAAAGGAGGCCGGCATTACACCGATTCCTGCCCAATATTCCGTGTGCTTTTTAGGTTTTATCTCTTCTTCGGAGATCGCATTTGGTTTGAAAAATACATAGCGTTTCTGCAAATGAATATCCAGGTCGTTATAAGAACGGCCTGCGAGCATATTTACGGAGATAGTATTTTCCGCTGCATCTTCTTGTGAAGCAATCTTGTTTTGATTATCGGCAAGTATCACAGCAGGCAGGTTCGCCGGGTTATTTTGCTGATTTTGGCTCAGAGCAATGACAGGCTCGTTGGCACTGGTCTCACGAGTTGCCCGCCTGTCCGATTTCGCTACTGCTTTTTCCGGTTTAAACTGGTTCACAGATGAAGCAGCGTAATTTTTGTCAGCATTTCGTCCTGACTTTCCAGCAGCAAGTACTTCATTTTTAGTTGCACTAACATGTTCAGAGTGAGCCGCTTCATCCTTGCCGGCATTTTCAGCGATAACGTTATTTTTTTCCTGGTCTGCTGGAATGCTTTGATCAGAGGCGGGGCCTTTTGCTATCTGGGGAGTAGCAGCAGATCTGTCGGCGGCGATCTCCGCGCGCTCAGAACCGCTATTTTTGATATCAGAATACCAAAATCCTGCACCTACAACCAGCAGGGCCGCAACAGAAGCGGCTGCCAGCCAGAGCTTTTTAGATTGCCACCAAAGCGGAAGAACAGTTCCTTTTTCACTTTCCTCATCAAGGTGCGCTTCAATATTTTCCCAGATTGATTTGGGAGGGGTTTCAGAAGCCTCGCTCAATGCCTTTCGCCACTGTTCTTCAAAATTGTTTATTCCGGACGGATCCATCGTCAAATTTCGTTTCCTTATTTAATTTTTGTTGAAGAAGCGTTCGTGCCCTCGCGTATTGCGATTTGGAAGTTCCTTCTGAAATGCCCAGCTTTTGAGCGATTTCGTTGTGTTGATAACCTTCAATAGCATACAGGTTAAAAATCGTTTGACACCCTGGCGGTAATTCCCTGACCAGTTCCAGCAGTTGCTGCAGTTGAAAATTCGCTAGTG
This Dyadobacter sp. UC 10 DNA region includes the following protein-coding sequences:
- a CDS encoding Arc family DNA-binding protein, whose amino-acid sequence is MSEKKAFVLRINPEMLKELEVWAQQDFRSLNGQIEYLLSEALKKQRRGKKHSDNGAEGKE
- a CDS encoding SPFH domain-containing protein; the protein is MNEKPLTSNSGAGMLGLGILLMFIGVGLASSLDNPALGMIFFIPGFFFLLGFTVVNPNEAVVATFFGDYQGTVKENGLRWINPLFKKKKISLRARNLNGQKLKVNDKLGNPIEIAAVVVWRISDTVKACFEVDDYVKYVEIQSEAAVRHLAGIYAYDSMEDDDIAVHEVTLRDGSGKINEMLEGELTERLSRAGVEVLEARISHLAYAPEIAGAMLQRQQASAVVAARRQIVNGAVGMVDMALAMLSEKQIVELDEERKAAMVSNLLVVLCGEKAATPILNAGTLYP
- a CDS encoding energy transducer TonB; its protein translation is MKSLFTLLLFCSFQSIGQKIYLPHEVEKSAEPAGGSSYFNQFINANLQIPFKSSVKGLNSRVFVKGIVEPDGTMTNVEIIRGTDPLCNQEALRVVKLFRAWKPALVKGEAVRQSVSYPIAFKAAARSSYDSTSNSITEHFDSKYAPTTDLKKAEYRSTLPLDEKGYVANDVRYEQKQGNKWKPIGTAAFAKNNVWFKSDYLGEGIDSIQAYSISARDKNMASHAAEAVFQPNGSLLDYIEYNADNKASLHKKYDLKGMVREMTLFSDSLKTEIKWYDNGQIKTVKETLLAKQTDNEQVAYINAWEKDGTQTVKDGDGYWKTTEKTYDGRLLTEQGRVISGAKNDKWTGKLADSTLFYEETYELGVLQKGISYQDGQQIEYTKAQISPQFKGGINEFYRFLGRNIVYPTDAARRGVAGRVQLSFVVCEDGSLCEYKVEKSAGFGLDEEALRVVKKMNGSWEPGILRGKPVRVRYNVPINFQVQ
- a CDS encoding UDP-2,3-diacylglucosamine diphosphatase; its protein translation is MGDTTHFRTIIISDLHLGAGGSKAEEVTSFLKSYTCKKLILNGDIIDAWQLKKYGVWKKKHTMFFKRVLKMIEEHKTKVIYIRGNHDDFLDQIIPLRLGKHFQIRKDYILNSGTQRFYVTHGDVFDSITTHLKWLAYLGDMGYTFLLWVNKFYNKYREWRGLSYYSLSQKVKQSVKLAVNYMTDFEEKLTELARSRSCDGVICGHIHHPAIREIDGIMYMNSGDWVETLSALVEDFDGNWSLLYYDQQAIVQKPLKAAKVAEQFPVVEKQVAFTGFLTGRNQRYL
- a CDS encoding glycosyltransferase family protein, whose product is MKILFMVQGEGRGHLTQAISLSQILRQAGHEIVGAMVGTSPGRQIPAFFNEGIRTNVLHFDAPNIIYNAQGGGMNLQRTIYTHLSNLPKYLMSLRKIHEAVKQIKPDLIISFYDTYGGLYNLVCRSQIPMVCIAHQYLLLHPKFVFPENSKFNQFLINLNSKSTSWLAKKRLALSFREIPSRQDLNIIVVPPLLRREVASLIPTSGDYLLVYMTHHSLSKQIIEWHCKHSDVKLHCFWDNPDASDEFAYDETLTFHRINSEKYLSMLAGCRGLVTTAGFESVCEAMYLGKPVMMVPVPNHFEQECNAIDGVISGAGVTSKSFDLSVLLEYLPKHIDQSARFRSWYRRGSALFLEEIESFAGKQVRKEGIKA
- a CDS encoding META domain-containing protein, with product MKNLALILLVLLLLVSTASQCTDSDLCCGPLPCTSDNTLSGKWKLDYYQDIATGATESNPQENTRGVIYTFSDDTSKGSIEGHTLSNSVAGSYELAPGCNIRILGFGGSKVGEPSWSGRAWLTSAEFYHYELSPMRLTLTPENGKARLVFKKVR
- a CDS encoding LVIVD repeat-containing protein, producing the protein MKPKLLHFFFLLIATAFWSCNDQCKETRVVRRFSNLTHSLMELRTQVKAASPKSLENPGKMYVFGKYLFVNEIKKGIHIIDNADKSNPRFVSFISIPGNGDIAVRDNILYADSFSDLVALDITNPENATEIERVKNVFKNGLFEGGSWTLNESIGAINDQNVEYVTETITVDCENNVTPISWWGGIWAVADRAFFSSNTSNAAPQSAGNSNGQAGSMSRFALHQQFLYAVGQNQLHLFNIANPKKPVDFATVNIGWGIETIFPYNNKLFIGSSTGMFIYDNSNPAAPERLSTFQHGRACDPVVVHGDIAYVTIRSGSACPGTQNQLDLVDVSNPSSPQLIKSYQMENPHGLSIDFPTLYLCEGEHGLKLFNAKDKFGIDKNQIAHFKNMDAFDVISLGKTLFLIGKDGFYQYDSSNPSDLRLLSKILVNKAI
- a CDS encoding serpin family protein yields the protein MKTLIQAFIAPLAIALFTMGCTNDNGVPPTNEVNPVEIPSEIADGSSRFAFNFLHSLQESQPAADNFFVSPLSLHMALGMLLNGAENESAAEVQKALEMQGVSLSDLNKAYNTLIRDLPVADSRVTLGLANSIWYKNGLNVETSFQNILKESFQAEITGLPFDDASKDRINQWASDKTNGKIKSVIQEIQPDHIMFLLNALYFKGDWKARFDPKETVDMPFKLENGSSKTVKMMHIKSAFKIYGDASFSAVRLPYGNGQFSMTLLLPAGTNTIDQILSEIDAAKWKSIIAGNSETNIKVGLPKFTLDYSANLNSTLQQMGINRVFSNGAQFGKISQSTPMKVDFVKQNAYLAIDEKGTEAAAVTSIGMVPTSTTPQEPRFICDQPFGLIISENTSNTILFMGRIKNPDSK
- a CDS encoding outer membrane beta-barrel protein, with product MDPSGINNFEEQWRKALSEASETPPKSIWENIEAHLDEESEKGTVLPLWWQSKKLWLAAASVAALLVVGAGFWYSDIKNSGSERAEIAADRSAATPQIAKGPASDQSIPADQEKNNVIAENAGKDEAAHSEHVSATKNEVLAAGKSGRNADKNYAASSVNQFKPEKAVAKSDRRATRETSANEPVIALSQNQQNNPANLPAVILADNQNKIASQEDAAENTISVNMLAGRSYNDLDIHLQKRYVFFKPNAISEEEIKPKKHTEYWAGIGVMPASFNPDVQIKRPPQDFAYQALSSRKAVTGTSEAGVSYALQTQGGVRLSKHWSVELGLSYLQGNSSYEGGGYLLNAYSQSANVLENAFADASPKPSFPTDKNFNNGAVYIDVAKKVSNNYQYLQMPVQAGFTLNPDKKLSYSILGGMMANFFLSNDLESASGDIITTKASDEVYRSMNWAATTGLRFNYRLSSRWKANLTGSYQKAISSGFRSNQTLDAHPYLYGVAWGVRYSF